One window from the genome of Dasypus novemcinctus isolate mDasNov1 chromosome 26, mDasNov1.1.hap2, whole genome shotgun sequence encodes:
- the C26H3orf62 gene encoding uncharacterized protein C3orf62 homolog, giving the protein MSEKLRRCRKELTAAIDRAFAGVSHAPECAGPRLELDAAPAAFPLPVHKLLCQRHPLAPCSSGAPFAPVPCAPESESPGFAADQAPVNAKPHVLCPKRKPLTSKENVLMQPSILVPERQFWRAAGDGENWRKESLRKDMERDLKVDSNMPLSSSSQEVTKDLLDMIDHTSIRTIEELAGKLEFENELNRMCGRCEDAPFREEGWALLVDESPQEALDDGPGSLKQAFDDHDIVETVLDLEEDYDLMTSFKYQIE; this is encoded by the exons ATGTCCGAAAAACTAAGACGATGCAGAAAGGAGCTGACTGCAGCCATCGACCGGGCCTTTGCGGGAGTCAGCCACGCCCCGGAGTGCGCGGGGCCCCGGCTGGAGCTGGACGCGGCACCCGCCGCCTTCCCCTTGCCCGTGCATAAGCTCCTCTGCCAGAGACACCCGCTGGCCCCCTGCTCCTCTGGGGCTCCGTTTGCACCTGTGCCGTGCGCTCCCGAGAGCGAGAGCCCTGGCTTTGCAGCAGACCAGGCCCCAGTAAATGCAAAACCACACGTGTTATGCCCGAAAAGGAAACCGCTGACCAGCAAGGAGAATGTACTGATGCAGCCCTCCATTTTGGTACCTGAAAGACAGTTTTGGAGAGCCGCAGGAGATGGGGAAAACTGGAGAAAAGAAAGTTTGAG GAAAGATATGGAGAGAGATTTGAAGGTTGACTCAAATATGCCACTTAGCAGTTCTAGCCAAGAGGTCACAAAGGATCTGCTTGATATGATAG accaTACAAGCATCCGAACTATTGAAGAATTGGCCGGAAAACTGGAATTTGAAAACGAGCTGAACCGCATGTGTGGCCGCTGTGAAGACGCCCCCTTCAGGGAGGAAGGCTGGGCCCTGCTTGTGGACGAGAGTCCCCAGGAGGCCTTGGACGACGGCCCTGGCAGCCTGAAGCAGGCTTTCGACGATCACGACATTGTCGAGACTGTTCTGGACCTGGAAGAGGACTACGATTTGATGACCTCTTTTAAGTACCAAATAGAATAA